One genomic region from Flagellimonas oceani encodes:
- a CDS encoding TolC family protein, with protein sequence MKSFLYKIPLILMLIGSFVHAQDEVLTKEEAINLILENNLDIKVARNTKLIDENNADILNSGYLPSVTGNASGSIDKQNSEGVLANGDTRRAEGAETRRYNAAVNVNYTLFDGLGRYYNYKSFQERSEQSELEVRQTIENTILQLFTVYYEAARLTENTATLEQALEISKDRLKRAQYQFEFGQNTGLDVLNAEVDINTDSINLLNSKQQLRNTMRDLNLILNRDLSAQFTADTTVTFVPGLQMENMYNEAQINNVRLQIVEKDINMGLNDIRIAKSGYLPTVGLTGAYGWNESSNNSPLAFALQNTSTGVTGTVNLTWNLFDGGTTITGIKNAKIAYQNQEIAKKQIQLEVERDIRNAWDSYTNALYVLQVQEKNLQTNQNNFTRTDERYKLGQVTSIEFRQAQLNLLNAELAKSQAKYNAKLAEIQMLQVSGQLLNVDF encoded by the coding sequence ATGAAAAGCTTTTTGTATAAAATACCCCTGATTTTAATGTTGATTGGCTCATTCGTCCATGCACAGGATGAGGTGCTTACCAAAGAGGAGGCCATCAACTTGATTTTGGAGAACAACTTGGATATCAAAGTCGCCCGAAATACCAAGCTTATCGATGAGAACAATGCCGACATCCTGAATTCGGGCTATTTGCCGTCGGTGACGGGAAATGCCAGTGGTAGTATCGACAAGCAAAACTCCGAAGGTGTCTTGGCCAACGGGGATACAAGAAGAGCGGAAGGGGCGGAGACAAGAAGGTACAATGCTGCAGTGAACGTAAATTATACCTTGTTCGACGGTCTTGGCAGATATTACAATTATAAGAGTTTTCAGGAAAGGTCGGAACAATCGGAATTGGAGGTCAGACAGACCATCGAAAATACCATTTTACAATTGTTCACCGTGTATTACGAAGCGGCCCGCCTTACCGAAAATACGGCTACGTTGGAACAGGCCCTGGAGATTTCCAAGGATAGGCTCAAAAGGGCACAGTACCAATTTGAATTTGGACAAAATACAGGGTTGGATGTGTTGAACGCCGAGGTGGACATTAATACGGACAGCATCAATTTATTGAACTCCAAACAGCAGCTAAGAAATACCATGCGGGATTTGAACTTGATACTGAACCGGGATTTATCCGCTCAGTTTACTGCCGACACCACGGTGACCTTTGTTCCCGGCCTTCAAATGGAAAATATGTACAACGAGGCCCAAATAAACAATGTGAGGCTTCAAATTGTGGAAAAGGACATCAACATGGGCCTTAATGATATCAGAATAGCCAAAAGCGGTTATTTGCCCACTGTTGGACTTACGGGAGCCTATGGTTGGAACGAGTCCAGTAACAACAGTCCATTGGCCTTTGCTTTGCAAAACACCTCTACAGGGGTAACGGGGACCGTGAACCTTACCTGGAACTTGTTTGATGGGGGAACCACGATTACCGGTATCAAGAATGCCAAGATTGCCTATCAGAATCAGGAAATTGCAAAAAAACAGATTCAGTTGGAAGTGGAAAGGGATATTCGCAATGCATGGGATAGTTATACCAATGCGCTCTACGTGTTGCAAGTTCAGGAGAAAAACCTACAGACCAACCAAAACAACTTTACCCGTACCGATGAGCGATACAAGCTTGGCCAGGTGACTTCCATAGAGTTCCGGCAGGCCCAATTGAATCTTTTGAATGCCGAATTGGCTAAAAGTCAGGCCAAGTACAACGCAAAATTGGCGGAAATCCAAATGCTTCAGGTCAGTGGTCAGTTACTCAACGTAGATTTCTAA
- a CDS encoding RagB/SusD family nutrient uptake outer membrane protein: MKNIFQHLISQKVLVVLIAITTLTSCEKDFLEDKLLSEDSVEFLYSTPEGLENAVVGLYTLNRNLYQDLSLNGTYPLIPQAKSDLGVGITGEVSLYSRLLWGASLGDFGTTSGINAYWVNYYKIVDRANAVIQGAENLEDIEEGRKNQILAEAKCMRAHAYFTLYRLFNNIFITTEPTTPQNAFDVPQDKSSEEEIFSLLRSDLDFAIANLDYATPQFGRWAQGAARHLRAKVAMWENDWTEAAAQTDAIITSGSHSLTETTAEVFAGELDHSETLFAINFERQTIGGGNPHIMNWNMVSSYADAPGLIQSVENGGAGAGFISLNQYTIDLLNEDPNDTRKNGTYYIFEYLYNDETAVPAGSELGDPLDLYENSEDDQNEFMLYYRRQNPGIIKFLDETVEPTDRNHFKNIMIYRLAETYLIGAEAHMMLNNSAKALEYLNAVRTRANTAPVNSIDLETILEERARELAFEGQRWFTLKRTGLLYDYLLDHMNNDNMNESYPEGNPKDILREYMQNWPIPQQQMDLLGPNYPQNDGYN; encoded by the coding sequence ATGAAAAATATATTTCAACATTTAATATCACAAAAAGTACTGGTAGTATTAATTGCCATTACCACACTAACCTCTTGCGAAAAAGATTTTTTAGAAGATAAACTTTTATCTGAAGATTCAGTTGAGTTTCTTTACTCCACACCAGAGGGATTGGAAAATGCCGTTGTAGGCCTGTACACGCTCAACAGGAACCTATACCAAGATTTAAGTTTGAACGGAACCTATCCACTTATCCCACAGGCAAAAAGTGATTTGGGCGTAGGCATCACCGGAGAGGTTTCCCTGTACAGCCGTTTGTTGTGGGGAGCCAGCTTAGGTGATTTCGGTACCACCTCGGGCATCAATGCCTACTGGGTCAACTACTATAAAATAGTAGACAGGGCCAATGCCGTGATCCAAGGCGCCGAAAATTTGGAAGATATTGAAGAAGGTAGAAAAAACCAGATTCTTGCCGAGGCCAAATGTATGCGAGCACATGCCTACTTCACTTTGTACCGACTTTTCAACAACATTTTTATTACCACCGAGCCCACTACGCCCCAAAATGCGTTTGATGTACCCCAGGACAAATCCTCCGAAGAAGAAATCTTTTCACTTCTACGTTCCGATTTGGACTTCGCCATCGCAAACTTGGACTACGCCACCCCTCAATTTGGACGTTGGGCCCAAGGCGCGGCAAGACACCTGAGAGCCAAAGTGGCCATGTGGGAGAACGATTGGACCGAAGCAGCCGCTCAGACTGATGCCATCATCACAAGTGGCAGTCATAGTTTGACCGAGACCACGGCGGAAGTTTTTGCCGGAGAACTTGATCATTCCGAGACCCTATTTGCCATCAATTTTGAAAGACAAACTATCGGAGGTGGAAATCCCCACATCATGAACTGGAACATGGTATCGTCCTATGCGGATGCCCCAGGTTTGATTCAGTCCGTGGAAAATGGTGGCGCCGGAGCTGGATTTATTTCCTTGAACCAATACACCATCGACCTGCTCAATGAAGATCCCAACGATACCAGAAAAAATGGCACCTACTATATTTTCGAATATCTCTACAACGATGAGACCGCAGTACCTGCCGGAAGTGAATTGGGCGACCCATTGGACCTCTACGAGAACAGCGAGGACGATCAGAACGAGTTTATGCTCTACTACAGAAGGCAAAACCCTGGGATCATCAAGTTCCTCGATGAGACCGTAGAGCCTACCGATAGAAATCATTTTAAGAACATTATGATCTATCGTTTGGCAGAGACCTATTTAATCGGCGCCGAGGCCCATATGATGCTGAACAATTCCGCCAAGGCATTGGAATACCTTAATGCCGTGCGAACCAGAGCGAATACCGCTCCAGTTAACAGCATTGACCTGGAAACCATTTTGGAAGAACGGGCACGTGAACTTGCCTTCGAAGGGCAACGTTGGTTTACCCTGAAACGTACCGGATTGTTGTACGATTATCTTTTGGACCATATGAACAACGACAACATGAACGAATCCTATCCCGAAGGAAATCCAAAAGATATTCTTAGGGAATACATGCAGAATTGGCCCATACCACAACAACAAATGGACCTTTTGGGACCTAACTACCCACAAAACGATGGGTATAACTAA
- a CDS encoding CPXCG motif-containing cysteine-rich protein → MFEHFFQCPYCWEEISFLLDSSVPQQTYVEDCEVCCNPIEATARFSNQELVSFEAKELGQ, encoded by the coding sequence ATGTTCGAGCACTTTTTTCAATGTCCTTACTGTTGGGAGGAAATTTCCTTTTTATTGGATAGTTCCGTTCCCCAGCAAACCTATGTAGAGGATTGCGAAGTATGTTGTAATCCCATCGAGGCCACGGCAAGGTTCAGTAACCAAGAGTTGGTCTCTTTTGAGGCAAAGGAACTCGGCCAATAA
- a CDS encoding helix-turn-helix and ligand-binding sensor domain-containing protein yields MANHTSLLEFDGSKWHQYKLPTSPIIRSVKAVGDKIYTGSYREFGFWTKNPDGELAYTSLSQKMETSITEDEEFWEIVTLDQWVLFQSLDRIYIYDKVEDSFKIIEAKSDKANMGIVNNNVYFQIAREGLFTIQNGEPELVSNDPVFTKEPIVGLYGVGNDLLILTESSRFYRYDLETVTPWETALDDLNIKLYSSIRLNDSSFVVGSISNGFYHLSPDGETIIQNIDQEKGLNNNTVLSLFEDAENNLWLGLDNGVATVNLYSPFNEYVDKLGNLGLVYAALNHEGHLYLGTNQGLFYRKTASQDNFKLINGTEGQVWNLQLLDSTIFCGHNNGTFIIEENRAELISDYPGTWGVKPIDANDNLLLQGNYNGLSILEKVEGSWKFRNAIDGFTISSRFFETDSLQVVVDHEKKGLYFIELNPNFREVKQVTNVERIGHSSNIFSFQDELYYKTNAGIYNIDEKNNIRLDSTMTQMIFNETDAQVSIIIPENSEQRLWFFTKYGLQYVTQSTLSNKLSSSHISIPRDIRANFGVSGFENISKISDFKYLIGSSNGFVSLDLTKVEPSKQEVQINSVYYGDYQELDLKAPKDKKGSFEYINNNIRIEYSVPEFDKYTEVRYQYKMENLYKGWSEWSQNTDVTFKNLSFGDYTFTVRAMVGSNLSENTVSYSFTILRPWYLSNLALLVYIVAIALVFVLVHRLYNNYYRKKQESLIKRNRKELERRELEKKERIAQIQTEKLQNEIDNKNRELAISTMSLVKKNKFLSSLKSQLKEVPNKDRNIKSVIREIDQNINSEDDWKFFEDAFNNADKDFLKRIKSKHDSLTNNDLRLCAYLRLNLSSKEIAPLLNISVKSVEMKRYRLRKKFDLPHQDNLTDYILNF; encoded by the coding sequence GTGGCCAATCACACCAGCCTTTTGGAGTTTGATGGGAGCAAGTGGCATCAATATAAGCTCCCCACCTCACCCATAATACGATCGGTAAAGGCCGTTGGGGATAAAATTTACACGGGGTCTTATCGTGAATTTGGTTTTTGGACCAAAAATCCTGATGGGGAACTGGCCTACACTTCCTTATCCCAGAAAATGGAAACTTCTATTACGGAAGATGAAGAGTTTTGGGAAATCGTCACCCTGGACCAGTGGGTCCTGTTCCAATCACTGGACAGAATCTACATCTATGATAAAGTCGAGGATAGTTTTAAGATCATAGAAGCGAAATCGGACAAGGCGAACATGGGCATTGTAAACAACAATGTTTACTTTCAAATTGCCAGAGAAGGCTTGTTCACCATCCAAAATGGGGAACCAGAATTGGTAAGCAACGACCCTGTATTTACCAAAGAACCTATTGTTGGGCTGTACGGTGTTGGAAATGACCTGTTGATCCTTACCGAAAGTTCCCGCTTTTACCGATACGATTTAGAGACCGTTACGCCCTGGGAAACCGCATTGGATGATTTGAACATTAAGCTCTATAGCAGCATCCGACTTAATGATAGTTCTTTTGTCGTGGGCAGCATTTCCAATGGTTTCTATCACCTCTCCCCGGATGGCGAGACCATCATACAAAACATAGACCAAGAAAAAGGGCTGAACAACAATACGGTTCTATCCCTTTTTGAAGATGCCGAGAACAACTTATGGCTTGGACTTGACAACGGGGTGGCTACGGTAAACCTCTACTCCCCTTTTAACGAGTACGTGGACAAATTGGGCAACCTTGGTCTGGTATATGCCGCATTGAACCATGAAGGACACTTATATTTGGGCACCAATCAAGGCTTGTTTTACCGTAAGACCGCTTCACAGGACAATTTTAAATTAATAAACGGTACTGAGGGACAGGTTTGGAACCTTCAACTTTTGGATTCCACTATCTTCTGCGGACACAACAATGGCACCTTTATTATTGAGGAAAACAGGGCCGAACTTATTTCGGATTATCCCGGGACTTGGGGCGTAAAACCAATAGATGCCAATGACAACCTTTTGTTACAGGGAAATTATAATGGTTTGAGCATTCTTGAAAAAGTAGAGGGTTCTTGGAAATTCCGGAATGCCATCGATGGTTTTACCATTTCCAGTCGTTTTTTTGAAACGGACTCCCTCCAAGTGGTCGTGGACCATGAAAAAAAGGGATTATACTTTATCGAGTTGAATCCAAACTTTAGAGAGGTAAAACAAGTAACCAATGTAGAACGTATCGGTCACAGTTCGAACATTTTTAGTTTTCAGGATGAACTTTATTATAAAACGAATGCCGGTATCTACAACATTGACGAAAAAAATAACATTAGGCTGGACAGCACCATGACCCAAATGATTTTTAACGAGACTGATGCACAGGTCAGCATCATTATTCCAGAGAACTCTGAACAACGGCTTTGGTTTTTCACAAAATACGGACTCCAATATGTTACCCAAAGTACCCTTAGCAACAAACTGAGCTCTTCCCATATTTCCATTCCCAGGGACATTCGTGCCAATTTTGGGGTTTCGGGGTTTGAGAACATCTCAAAAATATCCGATTTCAAATATTTGATAGGGAGTTCCAACGGATTTGTCTCTCTGGACCTTACCAAAGTAGAACCTTCCAAACAAGAGGTACAGATAAATTCCGTTTATTACGGCGATTACCAAGAGCTGGATCTTAAAGCTCCAAAGGACAAAAAAGGATCATTTGAATATATCAACAACAATATTAGAATCGAGTACAGTGTACCGGAGTTTGATAAATATACCGAAGTCCGGTACCAGTATAAAATGGAGAACCTGTACAAAGGCTGGAGCGAATGGTCCCAAAACACGGACGTTACCTTCAAAAACCTCTCCTTCGGAGATTATACCTTTACCGTTAGGGCAATGGTGGGGAGCAACCTGAGTGAAAATACCGTTTCTTACAGTTTTACCATATTGCGCCCATGGTACCTATCCAACCTTGCGCTTTTGGTATACATAGTTGCCATCGCTTTGGTGTTTGTTCTGGTGCACAGACTTTATAATAATTACTATCGAAAAAAGCAGGAATCACTGATCAAACGGAACCGTAAAGAACTGGAACGAAGGGAACTGGAAAAAAAAGAACGTATTGCCCAAATACAGACGGAGAAACTTCAAAATGAGATTGACAATAAGAACCGTGAACTCGCCATTTCCACTATGAGCTTGGTCAAAAAAAATAAGTTTCTCTCATCCCTAAAATCTCAACTTAAGGAAGTACCCAACAAGGATAGGAACATTAAATCCGTAATCAGGGAAATAGACCAGAACATAAACAGCGAAGATGATTGGAAGTTTTTTGAAGACGCGTTCAACAATGCGGACAAGGACTTTTTAAAGCGGATCAAGAGTAAACACGATAGTCTAACCAATAACGATTTGAGATTGTGCGCCTATTTAAGATTAAACCTTTCCTCCAAGGAAATTGCACCATTGCTCAACATTTCCGTAAAAAGTGTGGAAATGAAGCGCTACAGGCTCCGTAAAAAATTCGACCTGCCCCATCAGGACAACCTCACAGATTATATTTTGAACTTTTAA
- a CDS encoding glycoside hydrolase family 16 protein, with protein MKNKVSIYQIVKMSIFNISILSLLLTISCSSGDSDSNSAPTDLNVVISVVGSNDNNPDGDGSGTVQITASANNADRYAFRFGTGDQIDSQTGSIEHTFLQTGTNTHNITVWAYAESGEFINETYIVDVYKSDEAFATLVFSDEFDNEGRPDGQKWHHQIIPPNNGSWHNDELQHYTDREDNSYVNEGSLKIRAVKEQYSYNGSTKEYTSARLNAKFAFTYGRVEVRAKLPSTAGTWPAIWTLGANSNETGNYFGDQYGNVGWPLCGEIDIMEQTGWDKNSTISHFHWADLNTEVYSDEGGETAVADASSEYHVYSMEWDSESIKTYVDDTLVYEFQNGTNKPFNHEHYLLLNIAIGGNLGGDVPANFTEDIFEIDYVRIYQ; from the coding sequence ATGAAAAACAAAGTATCCATATATCAAATAGTTAAAATGAGCATTTTCAATATCTCAATATTATCCCTTCTATTGACGATTTCTTGCAGTTCAGGAGATTCCGATTCCAATAGCGCACCCACCGATCTTAATGTCGTCATTTCAGTGGTAGGTTCAAACGACAATAATCCCGATGGTGATGGTTCCGGAACGGTGCAGATAACTGCTTCCGCCAACAATGCCGATAGGTACGCCTTCCGCTTTGGAACAGGAGACCAGATTGACAGCCAAACAGGTAGCATAGAGCATACGTTCCTTCAAACTGGGACCAATACCCATAACATCACTGTTTGGGCTTACGCTGAATCGGGCGAATTTATCAACGAGACCTATATCGTGGATGTTTACAAATCCGACGAGGCATTTGCCACCCTCGTTTTTTCTGATGAGTTTGACAATGAAGGAAGACCCGATGGGCAAAAATGGCACCATCAAATAATTCCCCCCAACAATGGCAGTTGGCACAATGATGAGCTCCAACACTATACCGACAGGGAGGATAACTCCTATGTAAACGAGGGAAGCTTAAAAATCAGGGCAGTTAAAGAGCAGTACTCGTACAATGGAAGCACAAAAGAATATACCTCGGCCAGATTGAACGCCAAGTTCGCCTTTACCTACGGACGTGTAGAAGTTAGGGCAAAACTCCCGAGCACAGCGGGCACATGGCCCGCCATTTGGACCTTGGGTGCCAATTCCAATGAAACGGGCAACTATTTTGGCGATCAATATGGAAATGTAGGTTGGCCTCTTTGCGGCGAAATCGATATTATGGAACAAACAGGCTGGGACAAAAACAGCACCATTTCACATTTTCATTGGGCAGATTTGAATACGGAAGTGTACAGTGATGAAGGCGGCGAAACAGCCGTTGCTGATGCATCATCGGAATACCACGTATATTCCATGGAGTGGGACAGCGAAAGCATCAAAACGTACGTGGACGACACTTTGGTATACGAATTCCAGAATGGTACCAACAAACCTTTCAACCACGAACATTACTTGCTTCTTAACATAGCAATAGGTGGAAATTTAGGTGGTGATGTACCGGCAAATTTTACCGAAGATATCTTTGAGATTGATTACGTAAGAATATATCAGTAA
- a CDS encoding SusC/RagA family TonB-linked outer membrane protein — translation MRYGILTWIVLLCTVYGYSQTKTVTGTVSDNMGPMPGVNVLVKGTTNGVVTDFDGEFTIDDVSNDDTLVFSYIGFVSQEVPVGAQTEINITLSEDTQSLEEVIVVGYGTQKKSNVIGSVTSVEVDEATNVPTTNVSEMLRGRAAGVQVNLGDARPGGSSNIIIRGNVSVDGGNSPLIIVDGLPFDDLNDVAPDDIANIEILKDASSTAIYGSRASNGVILVTTKRGKAGKATIDYHGYTTVQTLTKNFNQYTGSQFIDLRREANRNRFTGDYLSDENIFTPFELEAIENQNFVDWEDLVLRDAVIQSHALSFSAGSEKTKIFSSVNYFSQEGIIPNSGFDRGTFKLNLEQKISDKLTFLGIINYQNAKQDRETGGINFTTITPLAQPYTADGELQKFYLGPSNTSVNPLWDQRESVDETKINLTDVNLSLIYDIAPNLSYTLKTFLRNRNTNRGIYRTSLHSAGDEGYNGLGILSNTLFKQVLVENILNYTPQINDKHSLDLTAVQAFDERRNEYTQLDKSGFNNDALGFNGNATELLNSVRDVSQRRLLSFLGRVRYGYMDKYLLEATARADGASVFAKNNKWGFFPAASLAWKMHMEPFMQDMDAINEMKLRVSYGTTGNQGINPLESLGVSDNLPYIFVTDTGESETVAGGTASARLPNPELKWETTTTLNAGVDFRLFNNLFQGTFEYYKANTKDLLLDRVIAGSTGYDIIRFNTGEIQNQGIEASLTSNIIRKEDFSWSLGLVFSRNRNEVISLTGELDDQGNPIDITDANSGRRLSVGQSINNIWLPKYDGIYQEGDDIAGSGNPLAQPGDVRVVDQDGNGQIDNRDNVFTNTDPDWYGSITNTITYKNFDLFADIYIVQNATRLNPVLANGELWKGAINGIRTKYYTPEYPSTEYPRPKPDTHLHLFPFAVRDASYVRLRTLTLGYNIPRDTFSKLGLQSAKIYLTGTNLFTFTDFKSYSPEQTPLDADDPNRSAFPETRNITVGVKLGF, via the coding sequence ATGAGATATGGAATCTTAACATGGATAGTGCTTTTGTGCACCGTCTATGGTTATTCACAAACTAAAACCGTAACAGGTACGGTATCCGACAACATGGGACCCATGCCGGGTGTAAACGTACTTGTAAAGGGAACGACCAATGGGGTCGTTACCGATTTCGATGGTGAATTCACCATTGACGATGTTTCCAATGATGACACCCTAGTGTTCAGCTACATTGGGTTTGTATCGCAAGAAGTGCCGGTTGGCGCACAAACTGAAATCAACATTACACTGAGCGAGGATACACAATCCTTGGAAGAAGTAATTGTTGTAGGTTATGGTACCCAAAAGAAAAGTAACGTTATCGGCTCCGTGACCAGTGTGGAGGTGGATGAAGCAACCAACGTGCCCACCACGAACGTTTCCGAAATGCTGCGGGGTAGAGCCGCTGGTGTACAGGTAAATCTTGGTGATGCACGACCCGGGGGAAGCTCCAACATTATAATCAGGGGTAACGTATCCGTTGATGGAGGAAACTCTCCATTAATTATTGTGGACGGTCTCCCTTTTGACGACCTTAATGATGTGGCACCAGACGATATTGCCAATATCGAGATTCTTAAAGATGCATCCTCAACCGCCATTTATGGGTCCAGAGCATCCAATGGTGTAATCTTGGTAACGACCAAAAGAGGTAAAGCAGGCAAAGCTACTATTGACTACCATGGTTATACCACCGTACAAACACTGACCAAAAATTTCAATCAATATACCGGTTCCCAATTTATAGACCTAAGAAGGGAGGCCAACAGGAACAGGTTCACTGGCGATTATTTGAGCGATGAGAACATCTTTACACCTTTTGAACTAGAGGCCATTGAGAACCAGAACTTCGTGGATTGGGAAGATTTGGTACTCAGGGATGCAGTGATTCAGAGCCACGCGCTAAGCTTTTCCGCTGGTAGCGAAAAAACCAAGATTTTTTCCAGCGTCAACTATTTTTCACAAGAAGGTATTATTCCAAATTCAGGTTTTGACAGAGGCACATTCAAACTAAACTTAGAACAAAAAATATCTGATAAATTAACGTTCCTTGGAATCATCAATTATCAGAACGCAAAACAGGACCGCGAAACAGGAGGAATAAACTTTACCACAATAACACCACTTGCGCAGCCCTATACTGCGGATGGTGAGCTACAGAAGTTTTATCTGGGGCCATCGAACACATCTGTAAACCCCTTGTGGGACCAGAGAGAATCTGTAGATGAGACCAAAATCAACCTTACGGATGTCAACTTGAGCCTTATCTACGATATAGCACCCAACCTAAGTTACACGCTAAAAACCTTCTTAAGGAACAGGAACACCAACAGAGGTATATATCGCACATCATTGCACTCCGCAGGTGATGAAGGCTATAATGGATTGGGAATATTGTCCAACACCTTGTTCAAACAAGTGCTTGTGGAAAACATCCTAAACTACACCCCTCAAATCAACGATAAGCACAGTCTTGATTTGACAGCCGTACAGGCATTCGATGAACGCCGTAACGAATATACACAACTGGATAAATCCGGATTCAACAACGATGCCCTTGGTTTCAATGGCAACGCCACCGAACTTTTGAACAGCGTTAGGGATGTTTCCCAACGTAGGCTCCTTTCTTTCTTGGGAAGGGTGAGATATGGTTATATGGACAAATACCTTTTAGAAGCAACCGCACGTGCGGATGGTGCCTCGGTATTTGCCAAAAACAACAAATGGGGCTTCTTCCCTGCAGCATCCCTAGCATGGAAAATGCACATGGAACCCTTTATGCAAGATATGGATGCCATCAACGAAATGAAGCTTAGGGTAAGCTACGGTACTACAGGCAACCAAGGAATCAACCCTTTAGAATCTTTGGGTGTTTCCGATAATTTACCTTATATATTTGTAACAGATACAGGCGAATCTGAGACAGTAGCAGGTGGTACTGCTTCCGCAAGATTGCCCAATCCTGAACTAAAATGGGAGACCACGACCACATTGAACGCCGGTGTGGATTTTAGGTTGTTCAACAACCTTTTCCAAGGAACTTTTGAATATTACAAAGCCAACACGAAAGACCTTTTATTGGACAGAGTGATAGCCGGGTCTACAGGTTACGATATCATTAGATTTAATACTGGTGAAATACAGAACCAAGGTATTGAAGCGTCCTTGACCTCTAATATTATCCGAAAAGAAGATTTTAGTTGGTCTTTGGGCCTTGTTTTCTCCAGAAACAGAAATGAGGTAATCTCCTTAACAGGAGAGCTTGATGATCAAGGTAATCCCATCGATATAACCGATGCCAATTCAGGAAGACGTTTATCGGTAGGACAGTCCATCAACAATATCTGGTTGCCAAAATATGATGGCATTTACCAAGAAGGCGATGACATTGCCGGTTCCGGAAACCCATTGGCCCAGCCAGGTGATGTTCGCGTGGTGGATCAGGACGGCAATGGACAGATAGACAATCGCGATAACGTGTTCACAAATACCGATCCCGATTGGTACGGTTCCATCACCAATACCATCACTTACAAAAACTTTGACCTGTTTGCCGATATCTACATAGTACAAAACGCAACAAGGTTAAATCCCGTCCTTGCCAACGGAGAGCTTTGGAAAGGGGCCATAAACGGTATCAGGACCAAATATTACACCCCAGAATATCCATCGACAGAATATCCAAGGCCAAAACCCGACACGCACTTGCACCTGTTCCCTTTTGCCGTAAGGGATGCATCCTATGTGAGATTACGCACCCTTACATTGGGCTACAACATTCCTAGGGATACTTTCTCCAAGCTTGGATTGCAGAGTGCCAAGATATACCTAACGGGAACCAACCTGTTCACCTTTACCGATTTTAAATCGTACAGCCCGGAACAAACACCATTGGATGCAGACGACCCGAATAGATCGGCTTTCCCAGAGACCAGAAACATAACCGTGGGTGTAAAATTAGGATTCTAA
- a CDS encoding HAEPLYID family protein, translating into MMPIFLLVSSTISFAQISNTQKDSLYIVQIEEKKEPSKVLHAEPLYIDLIRDLGARKGEKEWNLGLGLTDELTFDSYEALIEYEWAPMDRLGLEVELPFTFYSTLANNGGAATPSNRLNSIKIATQWSFFVNERMATSMAIGYINEFELSDFRNFGKPLISGNAYNPFLVVAKRWGNNFHSLIYTGPMIGHEFESGEVHTSYDVNTSFHYMIPGTRNFIGVEFNKTWQHSDFDMTMRPQMRLGIADNLMIGIVAGIPISRENERFSSFLRLIWEPKHK; encoded by the coding sequence ATGATGCCGATATTTCTATTGGTATCATCCACAATATCTTTTGCCCAAATTAGCAACACACAAAAAGACAGCCTGTACATTGTTCAAATTGAAGAAAAAAAGGAGCCTTCCAAAGTACTGCATGCGGAACCCTTATATATTGACCTGATCCGTGACCTTGGTGCTAGAAAGGGCGAAAAGGAATGGAATCTTGGATTGGGCCTTACCGACGAGCTCACTTTTGATTCTTACGAAGCCCTTATCGAGTACGAATGGGCCCCAATGGATAGATTAGGGCTTGAGGTAGAGCTACCCTTCACTTTTTATTCAACCTTGGCGAACAATGGTGGGGCCGCAACACCTTCCAACCGATTGAACAGTATTAAAATAGCGACCCAATGGTCGTTCTTTGTGAATGAGCGAATGGCCACCTCCATGGCAATTGGGTATATCAATGAGTTCGAACTATCGGATTTTAGAAATTTTGGCAAGCCATTGATTTCTGGAAATGCGTACAACCCATTCTTGGTAGTTGCCAAACGCTGGGGCAACAATTTCCACTCCTTGATATACACGGGCCCTATGATCGGACACGAATTTGAAAGCGGCGAAGTACACACATCGTACGATGTAAACACCAGTTTTCACTATATGATTCCCGGTACTCGCAACTTTATTGGGGTGGAGTTCAACAAAACTTGGCAACATAGCGATTTTGATATGACCATGCGCCCCCAAATGCGATTGGGAATCGCCGACAATTTAATGATAGGTATTGTTGCCGGTATTCCCATAAGTAGGGAGAATGAGCGTTTTAGTTCGTTTTTGCGACTTATTTGGGAGCCCAAACATAAGTAG